In Spirosoma aureum, a single genomic region encodes these proteins:
- a CDS encoding DUF952 domain-containing protein, translating into MRKKNRVTWLFLLGLATALSVSNALASETLFYIVKQADWLAYTNKTRFAPPSLSRDGFISLLTPEQVILTAQALFQGQKDLLLLKINLSSADPQLKWDELAGHEASLPRYYGELPRRFVKKVERFQARKDGHFSLPNEPLTKRLLPQLLPSGLISKFLTYQNWQNTDRFHQLQVDNFLRPKVQLQWWYFDFFLQDGSSMVLTFIPQHWWQPAATKDKKAVFTISLKTRHGVVKRFTSIMPQSELKTAADRIEIPGRLLIQHAGSSTDNHYLINVNFPEVTGVFDIRPTQPPFAAYPTGVMPGVLQTVLSGVHLGAPSFSYVSQIPSSRVSGSISWDDYQAKIEGQAYHEQGRLNDTPERQAASWTWYHFAGNGWNIFGTPGSYIYLQRGDEIIRSGFHPVSQQYTLQNRTFSSPDHAKLLTGGEINFRHEKLAFQLKLSGSSSKTLICFPSSDPNQVWGTVEGPATLLISDGSTTKLLDGRMFLETCSWEVYDQAKKH; encoded by the coding sequence ATGCGTAAGAAAAATAGAGTTACCTGGCTCTTCCTGTTAGGTCTGGCAACAGCATTGTCGGTTAGTAATGCCCTGGCCTCAGAAACACTTTTTTATATTGTAAAGCAGGCCGATTGGCTTGCTTACACGAATAAAACCCGTTTCGCTCCCCCGTCCCTTTCAAGAGACGGCTTTATTTCACTCCTGACGCCTGAACAGGTAATTCTTACCGCCCAGGCCTTATTTCAGGGGCAGAAGGACTTGCTCTTACTTAAAATTAATTTATCCTCGGCAGATCCGCAGTTGAAGTGGGACGAACTGGCTGGACACGAAGCGTCTTTGCCCCGTTATTATGGAGAACTTCCCCGTAGATTCGTTAAGAAAGTTGAGCGTTTTCAAGCCCGAAAAGACGGCCATTTCAGTTTACCCAATGAGCCATTAACGAAGCGCTTATTGCCGCAACTACTTCCCAGTGGTCTTATCAGCAAATTCCTCACCTATCAGAACTGGCAGAACACCGATCGATTCCATCAGCTACAGGTTGATAACTTTCTCCGACCCAAAGTTCAGTTACAATGGTGGTATTTTGACTTTTTTCTTCAGGACGGCAGTTCGATGGTATTGACTTTTATACCGCAACATTGGTGGCAACCAGCAGCCACGAAAGATAAGAAAGCCGTTTTTACCATATCGCTCAAAACCCGACATGGTGTTGTTAAACGATTCACAAGCATCATGCCCCAGTCGGAGCTAAAAACGGCTGCCGATCGTATCGAAATTCCTGGCCGCTTACTCATTCAACACGCTGGTTCCAGTACTGATAACCACTACCTGATTAACGTAAATTTCCCCGAAGTAACGGGTGTTTTTGACATCAGGCCAACCCAGCCCCCATTTGCCGCTTATCCAACGGGTGTGATGCCGGGTGTCCTGCAAACCGTTCTTAGCGGTGTACACCTTGGAGCACCAAGCTTTAGTTATGTTTCTCAAATTCCGAGCAGCAGGGTGTCAGGATCGATTTCGTGGGATGACTATCAGGCCAAAATCGAAGGTCAGGCCTATCATGAACAAGGCCGCCTGAACGATACTCCGGAGCGTCAGGCAGCCAGCTGGACCTGGTATCATTTCGCCGGCAATGGGTGGAATATTTTCGGCACCCCAGGCAGTTACATTTACCTTCAACGGGGCGACGAGATTATACGGTCTGGTTTTCACCCTGTCAGTCAGCAATATACGTTACAGAACCGAACGTTCAGTAGCCCCGATCACGCTAAACTGCTGACTGGTGGAGAAATTAATTTTCGTCATGAAAAACTGGCGTTTCAGCTCAAGCTTTCGGGATCTTCGTCTAAAACATTAATTTGTTTCCCCTCTTCTGACCCCAATCAGGTCTGGGGAACGGTTGAAGGGCCAGCTACGCTTTTAATTTCCGACGGCTCAACTACGAAACTTCTCGACGGCCGAATGTTTCTGGAAACCTGTTCATGGGAAGTCTACGATCAGGCAAAAAAACACTAA
- the pyrE gene encoding orotate phosphoribosyltransferase codes for MNSLSIQQTVARHLLTVEAVRLQPGSPFTWSSGWKSPIYCDNRVTLAYPEVRTFIKNALADRIRQEFPTVDVIAGVATAGIPQGVLVADVLNLPYCYVRPEPKAHGMGKQIEGRLEAGQRVVVIEDLISTGGSSLKVVDALRAAGADVLGMAAIFTYGFPLAAQNFANKNVPLVCLSDYSSLLTEAQALDYIPVDALDSLSTWRENPAEWGKE; via the coding sequence GTGAACTCATTATCAATCCAACAAACCGTCGCCCGCCACTTACTCACAGTGGAGGCTGTTCGTTTACAACCTGGCTCGCCTTTTACCTGGAGTTCGGGCTGGAAATCACCCATTTATTGCGACAACCGCGTTACACTGGCTTATCCGGAAGTCCGTACATTCATTAAAAATGCGCTGGCCGATCGCATCCGTCAGGAGTTTCCAACTGTAGACGTGATTGCAGGCGTTGCTACGGCGGGCATTCCACAAGGCGTTCTCGTTGCCGATGTTTTAAACCTTCCCTATTGTTACGTCCGGCCCGAGCCTAAAGCACATGGTATGGGCAAACAGATTGAAGGGCGACTAGAAGCCGGACAGCGTGTTGTGGTGATCGAAGATCTGATTTCAACGGGCGGCAGTTCGCTTAAAGTGGTCGATGCACTTCGTGCAGCCGGGGCTGATGTACTGGGTATGGCGGCCATTTTTACCTATGGTTTCCCGTTGGCCGCCCAGAATTTTGCCAATAAAAATGTCCCGTTAGTTTGCCTGAGTGATTATTCTAGTTTGTTGACTGAAGCACAGGCGCTCGACTACATTCCGGTTGATGCGCTGGATTCTCTCTCGACCTGGCGTGAAAACCCGGCCGAATGGGGAAAAGAATAA
- a CDS encoding (4Fe-4S)-binding protein, whose protein sequence is MSESPEITKTYSNGEITVVWKPAVCIHSKLCWTQLAEVFNPRARPWVNIEGAGTQRIIEQVDRCPSKALSYFRNDNPIEPEAIQAESLVEPLPNGPLLVYGNLRVKDANGYETQKNKVTAFCRCGASSNKPYCDGTHLKIGFVG, encoded by the coding sequence ATGAGCGAAAGCCCGGAAATTACAAAAACCTATAGCAACGGCGAGATTACCGTAGTCTGGAAACCTGCGGTTTGCATTCATTCAAAACTCTGCTGGACACAACTGGCGGAGGTATTCAATCCTCGTGCACGTCCCTGGGTCAACATCGAAGGAGCCGGTACCCAACGCATTATCGAGCAGGTTGACCGCTGTCCATCAAAAGCATTGAGTTATTTCCGCAATGACAATCCGATCGAGCCTGAAGCGATACAGGCAGAAAGTCTGGTAGAACCATTGCCCAATGGTCCGTTATTGGTTTACGGTAATCTTCGGGTGAAAGACGCCAACGGTTACGAAACGCAAAAGAACAAAGTCACAGCTTTTTGCCGTTGTGGTGCCAGTAGTAACAAACCGTATTGCGATGGAACGCATCTAAAAATTGGGTTTGTAGGGTAA
- a CDS encoding TldD/PmbA family protein, producing the protein MAIISQEEAKKILDKVLSFSKADEMSASLNGGRTSNIRYALNSVSSGGEADNMSLLISAGIGKRLGSATVNEFSDQAIERTVRRAEEIARLAPENPEYMPMIGPQKYLETPMYSENTARMDSEYRAQVAFDSVEACIEKNLSAAGFLQDSTGFSAIANSRGLFGYNKATSVDFSVTVRTADARGSGYVTRDFNDIAKLNAAQTTQIAMQKAMASTSARAIEPGKYTVILEPTAMSTLLQSMMSGMDTRLADEGRSFLSKKGGGTRLGEKLIDERVTIYSDPTNPEAPSEPFSGDGRRGFAAINFLGGGGVGDGRPQEKITWFEKGVVKNMSYSRFWADKKGVKATPPAAGFIMQGGNQSLADMIKSTERGILVTRLWYVRMVDPKTLLQTGLTRDGTFYIENGQIKFPVKNFRFNESAVIVLNNIEALGTPVRMNGNLIPPVKARDFTFTSLSDAI; encoded by the coding sequence ATGGCTATTATATCCCAAGAAGAAGCAAAGAAAATCCTCGATAAGGTTTTATCCTTTTCCAAAGCCGATGAAATGAGTGCCAGTCTGAACGGAGGCCGGACCAGTAACATCCGGTATGCGCTCAACAGCGTTTCCTCCGGGGGCGAAGCTGATAATATGTCCCTATTGATCAGTGCTGGTATCGGAAAACGATTAGGTTCGGCTACGGTTAATGAGTTTAGTGATCAGGCAATTGAACGAACCGTTCGGCGAGCCGAAGAAATTGCCCGGCTGGCTCCTGAAAATCCGGAATACATGCCCATGATCGGGCCACAGAAGTATCTGGAGACGCCAATGTATTCTGAAAATACAGCCAGAATGGATTCGGAATATCGGGCTCAGGTTGCGTTCGATAGTGTGGAAGCGTGTATCGAAAAGAACTTAAGTGCTGCTGGCTTTTTACAGGATTCAACTGGTTTTTCGGCGATTGCCAACAGCAGGGGCCTGTTTGGTTATAATAAAGCAACCTCGGTCGATTTCTCGGTTACCGTTCGAACGGCCGATGCCAGAGGTTCGGGCTATGTGACCCGCGACTTTAATGATATAGCGAAACTGAATGCCGCGCAGACCACCCAGATTGCGATGCAAAAAGCCATGGCTTCTACCAGTGCCCGAGCCATAGAGCCCGGTAAATATACGGTCATTCTGGAGCCAACGGCCATGAGTACTTTATTGCAGAGCATGATGTCGGGTATGGACACTCGCCTGGCCGATGAAGGAAGAAGTTTTCTGAGTAAAAAAGGAGGGGGAACCCGACTCGGAGAAAAGCTTATTGACGAGCGAGTTACGATCTATTCCGATCCGACGAATCCCGAAGCGCCAAGTGAACCGTTTTCTGGCGATGGGCGGAGAGGGTTCGCAGCGATCAATTTTCTCGGAGGAGGGGGTGTTGGTGATGGTCGGCCGCAGGAAAAAATAACCTGGTTTGAGAAAGGGGTTGTTAAAAACATGAGTTATTCCCGCTTTTGGGCCGATAAAAAAGGCGTGAAAGCCACTCCGCCCGCTGCGGGATTTATCATGCAGGGTGGCAATCAGTCGCTGGCCGATATGATCAAAAGTACCGAAAGGGGTATTCTGGTAACCCGCCTTTGGTATGTTCGGATGGTTGATCCGAAAACGTTATTACAAACAGGATTAACCCGTGACGGAACGTTCTATATTGAAAATGGGCAGATCAAGTTTCCGGTCAAAAATTTCCGTTTTAACGAAAGCGCAGTTATTGTACTGAACAACATAGAAGCTCTGGGTACGCCGGTTCGGATGAATGGCAACCTGATACCACCCGTAAAAGCCAGGGATTTTACGTTTACCAGCCTGTCGGATGCCATCTAG
- a CDS encoding TldD/PmbA family protein, which yields MNRRDFNQLMAVGAAGILLPTLPAYSRTVTAEELMEPGLDVSIKKRLADAALNAATAKGATYADVRIGRYLNQYVMTREDKVQNIINTESFGVGVRVIANGCWGFAAIGDTQSEEAVARTAEKAVAFAKAHAKLLKKPVQLAPQKGFGEVSWKTPVQKNSFEIPVKEKTDLLLSVNGAALANGADFVNSVLFMINEQKYFASTDGSYIDQDVHRIWPNFTVTAVDKASGLMATRDSLSAPMGRSYDYLQSAPADRLTGVTTRYNKGYDMLEDATAAAKQARLKLKAKTVEAGKYDLVLDPSHTYLTIHESVGHATELDRVLGYEANLAGTSFATIDKWQSKNFNYGSKEVNFFADKTQPGSLGDVGWDDEGVKTKQWDIIKDGILVNYQAIRDQVHMLGETESQGCCYADSWSTVQFQRMANISLAPGKERLTVDEMIKDVKKGIYIIGDGSYSIDQQRYNFQFGGQLFYEIKDGQIAGMLRDVAYQSNTQEFWNSCVKVCDERDFRLGGTFFDGKGQPAQINSVSHGSSTARFNGVNVLNTSRKI from the coding sequence GTGAATCGTCGCGACTTTAATCAACTCATGGCCGTAGGGGCTGCCGGGATTTTACTGCCCACCCTGCCCGCCTATTCCCGAACTGTTACCGCTGAAGAACTAATGGAACCGGGCCTGGATGTTTCCATTAAAAAACGGCTGGCCGATGCTGCTTTGAATGCCGCTACGGCCAAAGGAGCCACCTATGCTGATGTTCGGATTGGGCGTTACCTGAACCAGTACGTCATGACGCGGGAAGACAAAGTGCAGAATATCATCAACACGGAGTCCTTTGGAGTAGGTGTACGCGTTATTGCGAACGGTTGCTGGGGGTTTGCGGCTATTGGCGATACCCAAAGCGAAGAAGCAGTAGCCAGAACGGCCGAGAAAGCTGTCGCTTTTGCTAAAGCCCATGCCAAGCTACTTAAAAAACCAGTACAGCTGGCCCCTCAGAAAGGCTTTGGCGAAGTATCCTGGAAGACACCCGTTCAGAAAAACTCATTTGAGATCCCGGTCAAAGAAAAAACGGATCTACTGCTATCGGTCAATGGCGCAGCACTGGCCAACGGTGCTGATTTTGTTAATTCGGTGCTGTTTATGATCAATGAACAGAAATATTTCGCGTCGACCGACGGCTCGTATATTGATCAGGATGTTCACCGGATCTGGCCAAATTTCACGGTTACCGCCGTTGATAAAGCGAGTGGTCTGATGGCGACCCGGGATTCGCTGAGTGCGCCAATGGGCCGAAGCTACGACTACCTTCAATCCGCTCCTGCCGACCGCCTTACCGGGGTCACTACGCGTTACAACAAAGGCTACGACATGCTCGAAGACGCGACGGCAGCCGCCAAACAGGCCCGTCTGAAATTGAAGGCCAAGACCGTAGAAGCTGGTAAATACGATCTGGTACTGGATCCATCGCATACCTATCTAACTATTCATGAGTCGGTTGGGCACGCTACAGAACTGGATCGTGTATTGGGTTATGAAGCCAACCTGGCCGGTACGTCGTTTGCAACGATCGACAAGTGGCAATCGAAGAATTTTAACTATGGTAGCAAAGAGGTCAACTTCTTTGCCGACAAAACACAACCCGGCTCGCTGGGCGATGTAGGTTGGGATGACGAAGGCGTGAAAACCAAGCAGTGGGATATTATTAAAGATGGTATTCTGGTCAATTATCAGGCCATCCGTGATCAGGTGCATATGTTAGGCGAAACGGAGTCGCAGGGCTGTTGCTATGCCGATAGCTGGAGTACCGTTCAGTTCCAGCGAATGGCGAATATTTCGTTAGCGCCTGGAAAAGAGCGGCTCACCGTCGATGAGATGATCAAGGATGTCAAGAAAGGAATCTACATCATTGGTGATGGGTCGTATTCAATTGATCAGCAACGGTATAATTTTCAATTTGGAGGCCAGTTGTTCTATGAAATCAAGGATGGGCAAATTGCCGGTATGCTTCGTGATGTTGCGTATCAATCCAATACGCAGGAATTCTGGAACTCATGCGTAAAAGTCTGTGATGAGCGGGACTTTCGTCTGGGTGGAACATTCTTCGATGGCAAAGGGCAGCCTGCACAAATCAATTCGGTTTCGCACGGCAGTTCGACGGCCCGCTTCAACGGAGTAAACGTGCTCAATACCTCCCGGAAAATCTAA
- a CDS encoding DinB family protein, producing MTQPHKSATDTNTILRNQLITLLQKSDAHQPLDAAIKNLPANLRGVKPENLPYSIWQLIDHIRVVQWDILEFSRNADYQSPPWPEGYWTKQVEPSDNSAWQQALDQIQQDRDAFIALLADPQRDLFQPFAHGDGQNLLREALLIADHTAYHVGEIIIIRRLLNAWPG from the coding sequence ATGACTCAACCCCATAAATCTGCTACCGATACAAACACGATCTTACGCAATCAATTAATCACGTTGCTACAGAAAAGTGATGCGCACCAACCGCTTGACGCTGCCATCAAGAATTTACCCGCTAATTTACGTGGGGTAAAGCCGGAGAATCTACCGTATAGCATCTGGCAACTAATTGACCATATTCGGGTGGTACAGTGGGATATTCTTGAATTTTCCCGTAATGCCGATTACCAGTCGCCCCCGTGGCCCGAAGGCTACTGGACCAAACAGGTGGAGCCCTCCGATAACTCGGCCTGGCAACAAGCGCTGGACCAGATTCAGCAGGATCGGGATGCTTTTATAGCTCTGCTGGCGGACCCGCAGAGGGATTTGTTTCAGCCTTTTGCTCATGGTGACGGGCAAAATCTTCTTCGTGAAGCTTTACTGATCGCCGACCATACGGCCTATCATGTGGGCGAAATTATTATTATCCGTCGGCTATTGAATGCCTGGCCAGGCTAA
- a CDS encoding ABC transporter permease: protein MTKPTEPQPPPRWATRLLHLFCAPHLVDEMAGDLEELFQQRVSIIGLRKARLRYIRDVASLLKPFVIKRKPKVQRFGEYPQHSSFHPDMIRNYLKIAFRNLGKNKIYSFINIGGLTVGMTVVMLIGLWIYDELSFDTDQSNYNRIAKVMLQQTVEGNTSTSEWVPIPLSTALKNDYGSDFRHIVLTHQTGEQILANGTAKLTQKGYYAEPEFLEILPLKLRQGARSGLNDPASILLSESLASALFGDTDPINQLVKVNNKVAVKVSGVYPDFPNNSEFRDVAYVLPWAQFVADQEWVKRVEDNWGVNAFQLLVQLAPNTDFEKVSSKIESVKATHAKDEAKFNPKAFLHPMSRWHLYSEWENGVPVRGRIQFVWLFGIIGLFVLLLACINFMNLSTARSEKRAKEVGIRKAVGSVRSQLIGQFFSESFLVVFFAFALSLLLVQLALPWFNDIADKNTRILWNNPLFWAIGVGFSLITGLVAGSYPALYLSGFQPVNVLKGTFRVGRFASMPRKVLVVTQFTVSLALIIGTIVVFRQIQYAKNRPLGYDRNGLVSVRMNTPELMERYGIIHNDLLQSGAVVSVAESNNPTTGVFSSDNRLDWKGKDPNRPVDFNVVTCTHDFGKTVGWQIKEGRDFSRNFSTDSTALILNESAIKYMGLKQPIGEQIKWVNETYTVIGVIKDLVTDSPFEPVKQTAFRLNYEWTNFITIRLNPKMSAREALNEIEPIFRKYNPASPFDYKFASDEQDQKFRAEERIGKLATLFAILAIFISCLGLFGLASFVAEQRTKEIGLRKVLGASVFNLWQLLSTDFVVLVLISFLLASPVAYYFMSSWLMQYTYHSDISWWIFAVSGLAAIGITLATVSFQSIRAALMNPVRSLRSE from the coding sequence ATGACTAAACCAACTGAACCGCAACCACCACCGCGCTGGGCTACCCGGCTCCTGCATCTGTTTTGTGCTCCTCACCTGGTTGACGAAATGGCAGGTGATCTGGAAGAATTGTTTCAGCAACGAGTCAGCATCATTGGCCTGCGAAAAGCACGGCTTCGCTACATCCGGGACGTAGCGAGTTTACTCAAGCCCTTTGTGATTAAACGCAAACCAAAAGTCCAACGCTTCGGCGAGTACCCTCAACACTCATCCTTCCATCCTGACATGATCCGAAATTACCTCAAAATCGCCTTTCGTAATCTGGGCAAAAACAAGATCTATTCCTTTATCAACATTGGCGGGCTAACTGTAGGAATGACGGTAGTTATGCTGATTGGGTTGTGGATCTATGACGAGTTATCGTTCGATACCGATCAATCCAACTACAACCGTATTGCCAAAGTTATGCTGCAACAAACGGTTGAAGGCAATACCTCTACGAGCGAATGGGTTCCAATTCCATTGAGCACCGCATTGAAAAACGACTATGGTAGTGATTTCCGTCACATCGTTCTGACTCACCAGACCGGGGAGCAGATTCTGGCTAATGGTACGGCTAAACTCACGCAAAAAGGGTATTACGCAGAACCGGAATTTCTGGAAATATTACCCCTGAAATTAAGACAGGGAGCAAGATCCGGGCTTAATGACCCGGCTTCTATTCTGCTATCGGAGTCATTGGCCAGCGCCCTGTTTGGAGATACCGATCCGATTAATCAGCTCGTAAAGGTCAATAATAAAGTAGCCGTTAAAGTGTCTGGTGTTTACCCTGATTTTCCGAACAATTCGGAGTTTCGCGATGTAGCTTATGTGCTGCCTTGGGCGCAATTTGTGGCTGATCAGGAATGGGTAAAACGGGTTGAGGATAACTGGGGAGTAAATGCATTTCAGCTACTGGTTCAGCTCGCGCCCAACACTGATTTTGAGAAAGTTTCGTCCAAAATTGAATCCGTTAAGGCCACGCACGCTAAGGATGAAGCCAAATTTAATCCCAAAGCTTTTCTGCATCCGATGAGCCGATGGCATCTTTATTCGGAGTGGGAAAACGGTGTTCCGGTCCGGGGGCGTATTCAGTTTGTCTGGCTGTTTGGTATTATTGGCCTGTTTGTACTTTTACTGGCCTGCATCAATTTCATGAATCTTTCGACGGCCCGCTCCGAAAAGCGTGCCAAAGAGGTGGGTATACGAAAGGCCGTCGGTTCCGTTCGCAGTCAGTTAATCGGGCAGTTTTTCAGCGAGTCATTTCTGGTTGTTTTCTTCGCTTTTGCGCTGTCGCTGCTACTGGTACAGCTTGCTCTGCCCTGGTTTAACGACATTGCCGATAAGAATACCCGCATCCTGTGGAATAATCCGCTGTTTTGGGCGATTGGCGTCGGCTTTAGTTTGATCACAGGGCTGGTTGCGGGTAGTTATCCGGCATTATATCTATCCGGTTTTCAGCCCGTGAACGTGTTGAAAGGCACTTTCCGGGTCGGTCGATTTGCATCGATGCCGCGTAAGGTACTGGTTGTTACGCAGTTTACCGTATCACTAGCGCTTATCATCGGAACCATCGTTGTATTCAGGCAGATCCAGTACGCCAAAAACCGACCGCTCGGCTATGACCGAAATGGTTTGGTAAGTGTCCGGATGAATACGCCGGAACTGATGGAGCGATACGGGATTATTCATAATGACTTGCTGCAAAGCGGGGCGGTTGTCAGTGTCGCCGAGTCAAATAATCCAACTACGGGTGTTTTTTCGAGCGACAACCGACTGGACTGGAAAGGCAAGGACCCGAATCGCCCGGTCGATTTTAACGTCGTGACCTGCACCCACGATTTTGGCAAAACCGTAGGCTGGCAGATCAAGGAAGGACGTGACTTTTCACGGAATTTCTCAACCGATTCCACCGCTTTGATCCTGAACGAAAGTGCGATCAAGTATATGGGCCTGAAACAACCGATTGGCGAGCAGATAAAATGGGTGAATGAAACCTATACGGTTATTGGTGTCATAAAAGATCTGGTGACGGATTCACCCTTCGAGCCGGTAAAACAAACGGCTTTCAGACTGAATTACGAATGGACTAATTTCATTACGATCCGGCTGAACCCGAAGATGAGCGCCCGTGAAGCTCTGAATGAGATCGAGCCGATTTTTCGAAAATACAACCCAGCCAGTCCTTTCGACTATAAATTCGCCAGCGACGAACAAGATCAGAAATTCCGTGCTGAAGAGCGCATTGGGAAACTCGCCACTTTGTTCGCTATACTCGCCATTTTCATTAGTTGTCTTGGTTTGTTTGGACTAGCCTCTTTTGTAGCCGAACAGCGTACGAAAGAAATTGGGCTTCGTAAAGTGCTGGGAGCATCTGTCTTTAATCTGTGGCAGCTCCTGTCGACAGATTTTGTCGTTCTGGTTCTGATTTCGTTCCTGCTTGCTTCTCCCGTAGCCTATTACTTCATGAGTAGCTGGCTCATGCAATACACATACCACTCTGACATATCGTGGTGGATTTTTGCGGTATCGGGTCTGGCGGCCATTGGAATTACATTAGCAACCGTATCGTTTCAAAGCATCAGGGCAGCACTGATGAATCCGGTCAGGAGTCTGCGAAGTGAGTAA
- a CDS encoding alpha/beta hydrolase, with translation MNRCTPPFACLYRAFALLALCSLAGPLSVSGQTNSTKVGKVERIKVHGKGLEGNLAGDSPERDVSIYLPPSYQTDRNRHYPVIYFLHGFTDSDDKWYGFTKHWINLPSTIDKAVSEGKSAEFIVVTPNAYNRYFGSMYSNSVTIGNWEDYVAKELVAYVDNHYRTIPRATSRGLAGHSMGGYGTIRIGEKHPEIFSSLYLLSPCCMLPNLTATPNPQQAAKMEGIKTQQDLEKADFGTKAAFASAAAWSPSTSQGEFHLELPLKDGQPQPLVMAKWAANAPLVTIDQYISNIRQLKAIAFDAGNKDASIAANNKLLDGVLTSYGIAHTYEEYEGDHINHIADRIEQKMLPFFTNNLASDKAAGTRSAKKK, from the coding sequence ATGAATCGATGTACTCCTCCCTTCGCCTGTTTATATCGGGCTTTTGCGTTACTAGCTCTTTGTTCTCTGGCAGGACCACTCTCGGTATCAGGTCAGACTAACTCCACGAAGGTGGGTAAGGTCGAGCGCATTAAAGTGCATGGCAAAGGGCTGGAAGGAAATCTGGCTGGCGATTCACCGGAACGGGACGTCTCAATTTACTTACCGCCCAGCTACCAGACCGACAGGAATCGTCATTACCCGGTGATTTATTTTCTGCACGGGTTCACCGACAGCGACGACAAATGGTATGGCTTTACCAAGCATTGGATCAACCTGCCATCTACTATCGATAAAGCCGTATCTGAGGGAAAATCAGCTGAGTTTATCGTTGTAACGCCAAACGCTTATAACCGCTATTTCGGGAGTATGTATTCGAACTCGGTTACGATCGGCAATTGGGAGGATTACGTGGCCAAAGAGCTTGTAGCCTACGTCGACAATCATTACCGAACCATTCCACGAGCGACCAGCCGCGGTTTAGCCGGGCATTCGATGGGCGGTTATGGTACCATCCGAATCGGTGAGAAACATCCTGAGATTTTTTCGAGTCTGTATCTGCTTAGTCCGTGTTGTATGCTACCCAACCTGACGGCTACACCAAATCCTCAGCAAGCGGCCAAAATGGAAGGTATTAAAACGCAACAAGATCTGGAAAAGGCTGATTTTGGAACAAAAGCCGCTTTTGCATCAGCTGCGGCCTGGTCGCCAAGTACCAGCCAGGGAGAATTTCATCTGGAGCTGCCCCTGAAAGATGGACAGCCCCAGCCTCTGGTTATGGCAAAATGGGCTGCCAATGCACCCCTGGTAACGATCGATCAGTATATCTCCAACATCAGGCAGTTAAAAGCAATCGCTTTCGATGCAGGTAATAAAGATGCCAGTATAGCCGCCAATAACAAACTGTTAGACGGCGTATTAACCAGCTATGGCATTGCCCATACGTATGAAGAATATGAAGGAGACCATATCAACCACATTGCCGATCGAATTGAGCAAAAGATGCTCCCTTTTTTCACCAATAATTTAGCTTCCGACAAGGCTGCCGGTACTCGCTCTGCGAAAAAGAAGTGA
- a CDS encoding OsmC family protein — protein sequence MATITARIERSPYETHLSTSSQVIVVDEPHEAGGQDRGMRPGELLAGSLASCTVITLRMYADRKGWPVDSIVAHVSYTYDPVGKRSLFSMKLNLNGDLSQEQRVRLLELADRCPIHRALGDPIDFETTLVDDLSPNHPPSTSVELLTEEPNS from the coding sequence ATGGCCACCATCACTGCCCGAATCGAACGGTCGCCCTATGAGACTCACCTCTCGACCAGTTCGCAAGTTATTGTTGTCGACGAACCCCACGAAGCGGGTGGTCAGGATCGGGGTATGAGGCCGGGAGAATTACTGGCAGGATCGCTGGCTTCCTGTACGGTCATAACTCTACGCATGTATGCTGACCGTAAAGGCTGGCCCGTCGATTCGATTGTCGCTCACGTCAGTTACACGTATGATCCAGTAGGAAAGCGATCTTTATTTTCGATGAAGCTGAATTTAAACGGTGACCTGAGTCAGGAACAGCGCGTCCGACTGCTCGAATTAGCGGATCGATGCCCTATCCATCGGGCGCTGGGAGATCCTATTGACTTTGAGACAACGCTCGTCGACGATTTAAGCCCAAATCATCCACCATCTACCAGCGTTGAGTTATTGACTGAAGAGCCTAATTCATAA
- a CDS encoding DMP19 family protein, producing MKKQDQTLIDFQDDWGKLVDKAFTNYLSLSPDERIWFNIEALIGDVDNGGLISHYYNSGADYNKQTIEDLYSLGFPAIAALLMQMNSLFPDGQPSTDIDERNEVIDNWPEGEYDALSQELDQQFYSMEAELESKLVQHIQTKLRLVDS from the coding sequence ATGAAAAAACAGGACCAAACCTTAATTGACTTTCAGGATGATTGGGGAAAACTGGTCGATAAGGCCTTTACCAATTACCTCTCACTTTCACCAGACGAACGAATCTGGTTCAACATTGAAGCATTAATTGGGGATGTTGACAATGGTGGTCTGATCAGCCACTATTATAACTCCGGTGCAGACTATAATAAACAGACGATCGAGGACCTGTATTCACTTGGTTTCCCGGCTATTGCAGCCTTGCTCATGCAGATGAATAGCCTGTTCCCGGATGGCCAGCCTTCAACAGACATAGATGAACGAAATGAGGTAATAGATAACTGGCCTGAAGGTGAATATGATGCTTTATCTCAAGAACTTGATCAACAGTTCTATTCTATGGAAGCAGAACTTGAGAGCAAACTAGTGCAGCATATCCAAACAAAGCTTCGGCTTGTAGATTCATAA